One genomic region from Harpia harpyja isolate bHarHar1 chromosome 1, bHarHar1 primary haplotype, whole genome shotgun sequence encodes:
- the LOC128151452 gene encoding D-threo-3-hydroxyaspartate dehydratase-like isoform X1 yields MDGRRDSSSSVWLGAPLEQLPTPALTLDQATVRRNAERMRERCRALGLRLRPHVKTHKTLEGAELATGGTRRGIVVSTLAEARFFAAGGFDDILYAYPLPGGRLEECATLAQHLQAFQLLLDSPQALALLRQRPLPAGKRWLVWLKLDCGNGRAGVRPTDPGAVSLARAIAEEAPEEVTLVGVYAHCGDTYGCRDVPAIQAIARATTAAVLDFVTALRRAGVPCPQASIGSTPSCSHPVPEMAQLTELHPGNYLFYDLQQTLLGSCHPEEVAIRVLTRVIGHYPHRNQLLVDCGWAALSLHGRDQAPVGCAAIEGHPQLRLVGLTQEHGQVEAIDGRLDFERFPLGSILALIPFHACATAAMHPVYYVHAGGKVVELWHPVRGW; encoded by the exons cagcagcagcgtgtgGCTGGGAGCCCCCCTGGAGCAGTTGCCCACCCCGGCACTGACCCTGGACCAGGCGACGGTGCGGCGTAACGCGGAGCGCATGCGGGAGCGCTGCCGGGCCCTCGGCCTCCGCCTGCGCCCCCACGTCAAAACCCACAAGACGCT agaaGGTGCCGAACTGGCGACGGGCGGCACCCGCCGGGGTATCGTGGTCTCCACCTTGGCCGAAGCTCGCTTCTTCGCGGCGGGGGGCTTCGATGACATCCTCTACGCCTACCCGCTGCCGGGGGGGCGGCTGGAGGAATGTGCCACCCTGGCCCAGCACCTCCAAGCCTTCCAGCTCCTCCTCGACAGCCCCCAGGCTTTGGCCCTCCTGCGCCAgcgcccgctgcccgccggcaAGCGCTGGCTCGTCTGGCTCAAGCTCGACTGCGGCAATGGCAGGG CCGGCGTTCGGCCCACGGACCCCGGTGCCGTGTCCCTGGCCCGGGCCATCGCCGAGGAGGCACCGGAGGAGGTGACACTGGTGGGGGTCTACGCTCACTGCGGGGACACCTATGGCTGCCGCGATGTCCCGGCCATCCAAGCCATCGCCCGGGCCACCACCGCCGCCGTGCTTGACTTCGTCACCGC GCTGCGGCGGGCAGGGGTGCCGTGCCCCCAGGCCAGCATCGGCTCCACGCCGTCCTGCAGCCACCCGGTGCCGGAGATGGCCCAGCTCACCGAGCTCCATCCAGGCAATTACCTCTTCTACG ACCTTCAGCAGACCCTCCTGGGTTCCTGTCACCCGGAGGAGGTGGCCATCCGTGTCCTCACCAGGGTCATCGGTCACTACCCCCACCGCAACCAGCTGCTGGTGGACTGCGGGTGGGCTGCCCTCAGCCTCCACGGCCGCGATCAGGCACCCGTGGGCTGCGCCGCCATCGAGGGGCACCCCCAGCTTAG GCTGGTGGGGCTGACGCAGGAGCACGGGCAGGTGGAAGCCATCGACGGACGGTTGGATTTCGAGCGCTTCCCGTTGGGCAGCATCCTGGCTCTCATCCCCTTCCAT GCCTGCGCGACCGCCGCCATGCACCCCGTCTACTACGTCCACGCCGGGGGGAAGGTGGTGGAGCTCTGGCACCCCGTCCGCGGCTGGTAG
- the LOC128151452 gene encoding D-threo-3-hydroxyaspartate dehydratase-like isoform X2 → MDGRRDSSSVWLGAPLEQLPTPALTLDQATVRRNAERMRERCRALGLRLRPHVKTHKTLEGAELATGGTRRGIVVSTLAEARFFAAGGFDDILYAYPLPGGRLEECATLAQHLQAFQLLLDSPQALALLRQRPLPAGKRWLVWLKLDCGNGRAGVRPTDPGAVSLARAIAEEAPEEVTLVGVYAHCGDTYGCRDVPAIQAIARATTAAVLDFVTALRRAGVPCPQASIGSTPSCSHPVPEMAQLTELHPGNYLFYDLQQTLLGSCHPEEVAIRVLTRVIGHYPHRNQLLVDCGWAALSLHGRDQAPVGCAAIEGHPQLRLVGLTQEHGQVEAIDGRLDFERFPLGSILALIPFHACATAAMHPVYYVHAGGKVVELWHPVRGW, encoded by the exons cagcagcgtgtgGCTGGGAGCCCCCCTGGAGCAGTTGCCCACCCCGGCACTGACCCTGGACCAGGCGACGGTGCGGCGTAACGCGGAGCGCATGCGGGAGCGCTGCCGGGCCCTCGGCCTCCGCCTGCGCCCCCACGTCAAAACCCACAAGACGCT agaaGGTGCCGAACTGGCGACGGGCGGCACCCGCCGGGGTATCGTGGTCTCCACCTTGGCCGAAGCTCGCTTCTTCGCGGCGGGGGGCTTCGATGACATCCTCTACGCCTACCCGCTGCCGGGGGGGCGGCTGGAGGAATGTGCCACCCTGGCCCAGCACCTCCAAGCCTTCCAGCTCCTCCTCGACAGCCCCCAGGCTTTGGCCCTCCTGCGCCAgcgcccgctgcccgccggcaAGCGCTGGCTCGTCTGGCTCAAGCTCGACTGCGGCAATGGCAGGG CCGGCGTTCGGCCCACGGACCCCGGTGCCGTGTCCCTGGCCCGGGCCATCGCCGAGGAGGCACCGGAGGAGGTGACACTGGTGGGGGTCTACGCTCACTGCGGGGACACCTATGGCTGCCGCGATGTCCCGGCCATCCAAGCCATCGCCCGGGCCACCACCGCCGCCGTGCTTGACTTCGTCACCGC GCTGCGGCGGGCAGGGGTGCCGTGCCCCCAGGCCAGCATCGGCTCCACGCCGTCCTGCAGCCACCCGGTGCCGGAGATGGCCCAGCTCACCGAGCTCCATCCAGGCAATTACCTCTTCTACG ACCTTCAGCAGACCCTCCTGGGTTCCTGTCACCCGGAGGAGGTGGCCATCCGTGTCCTCACCAGGGTCATCGGTCACTACCCCCACCGCAACCAGCTGCTGGTGGACTGCGGGTGGGCTGCCCTCAGCCTCCACGGCCGCGATCAGGCACCCGTGGGCTGCGCCGCCATCGAGGGGCACCCCCAGCTTAG GCTGGTGGGGCTGACGCAGGAGCACGGGCAGGTGGAAGCCATCGACGGACGGTTGGATTTCGAGCGCTTCCCGTTGGGCAGCATCCTGGCTCTCATCCCCTTCCAT GCCTGCGCGACCGCCGCCATGCACCCCGTCTACTACGTCCACGCCGGGGGGAAGGTGGTGGAGCTCTGGCACCCCGTCCGCGGCTGGTAG
- the LOC128143854 gene encoding LOW QUALITY PROTEIN: tumor necrosis factor receptor superfamily member 16-like (The sequence of the model RefSeq protein was modified relative to this genomic sequence to represent the inferred CDS: deleted 2 bases in 1 codon) gives MRRGRAVLPVLPVLPVLLLLCPVPGRGGGCGSGRTTAAGGCCTPCPPGFGVTEPCGHTDTRCQPCTHNRTFSAVSSAVEPCQPCTPCPLLPARPCTPARDTLCTHEDLERTGGEPVTGDPSPVTPEFVPPPPEATGKDIIPVYCSLLAAVVVGLLAYVAFKCWHTCRQKQQLAKARAGDLGTSPEGEKLHSDSGVFLDTHSLQEPHQPGKAPRPEGHPFSTVPAQRQEELERLLESGGPGGDWRSLATRLGFGPDAIGTFGRGRAPARTLLSAWAGAEGATLETLCQALVAIGRQDAARRLAGPGDATSAV, from the exons ATGCGGCGGGGCCGCGCGGTGCTGCCGGTGCTGCCGGTGctgccggtgctgctgctgctctgcccg gtgcccgggcggggcggggggtgcgggAGCGGGCGGAcgacggcggcgggggggtgcTGCACCCCCTGTCCCCCCGGATTCGGCGTCACCGAACCCTGCGGCCACACCGACACCCgctgccagccctgcacccaca acCGGACCTTCTCGGCGGTGAGCAGCGCGGtggagccctgccagccctgcaccccctgcccgctcctgcctgcCCGGCCCTGCACCCCCGCCCGCGACACCCTCTGCACCC ACGAGGACCTGGAGCGCACGGGCGGCGAGCCGGTGACGGGGGACCCCTCGCCCGTGACCCCCGAGTTCGTGCCACCACCGCCCGAGGCCACCGGCAAGGACATCATCCCCGTCTACTGCTCCCTCCTGGCCGCCGTGGTGGTGGGACTCCTCGCCTACGTGGCCTTCAAGTG CTGGCACACgtgcaggcagaagcagcagctggccaAGGCGCGGGCAGGGGACTTGGGGACGTCACCCGAGGGGGAGAAGCTGCACAGTGACAGCGGGGTCTTCCTCGACACCCACAGCCTGCAGGAGCCCCACCAGCCCGGCAAGG ccccccgtCCCGAAGGGCACCCATTCAGCACGGTCCCAGCGCAGCGGCAAGAGGAACTGGAGCGGCTGCTGGAGagcgggggg ccggggggggacTGGCGCAGCCTGGCCACCCGCCTGGGTTTCGGCCCCGATGCCATCGGCACCTTCGGCCGGGGCCGAGCACCCGCTCGCACCCTGCTCAGCGCCTGGGCCGGCGCCGAGGGGGCCACGTTGGAGACCCTCTGCCAGGCTCTGGTGGCCATCGGACGGCAGGATGCGGCCCGGCGCTTGGCAGGACCGGGGGATGCCACGTCCGCCGTGTGA